Proteins encoded in a region of the Panicum hallii strain FIL2 chromosome 3, PHallii_v3.1, whole genome shotgun sequence genome:
- the LOC112885181 gene encoding uncharacterized protein LOC112885181 encodes MDAEEMDAEMEATRMDTSGGEASAEDVATRAAPRHAIRDPPATPFPSPHPPPPPSPLSQSLRHPLLSLDLLTLPPLSPPLSLSLTYTAFFLTHGFPSLSLSQVAARRGDQRLRATASNFGTASSTSSYGGGSDDLKHDLIDGGSGDVAQVLIVKGKDMLIVGCGMSGITSILAMTASGSTTMRISQL; translated from the exons ATGGATGCCGAAGAGATGGATGCAGAGATGGAAGCCACAAGGATGGATACTTCAGGAGGAGAGGCTTCTGCAGAGGATGTTGCCACACGAGCTGCTCCCAGGCATGCCATTAG AGACCCACCGGCCACCCCTTTCCCATCTCCAcacccgccgccaccaccctctcctctctcccaaTCTCTACGccaccctctcctctccctGGATCTTCTCACGCTGCcacctctctctccccccctctccctctccctcacaTACACGGCCTTCTTTCTCACTCATggcttcccctctctctctctctctcaggtAGCGGCACGGCGAGGCGACCAGCGACTTCGGGCCACCGCAAGCAACTTCGGCACGGCCTCCTCAACCTCTTCCTACGGCGGCGGATCCGATGACCTCAAGCATGACCTCATCGATGGAGGCTCCGGCGACGTCGCACAG GTGCTCATCGTCAAGGGGAAGGACATGCTCATCGTCGGGTGTGGCATGTCCGGCATCACCTCCATCCTCGCGATGACGGCGAGTGGATCTACGACGATGCGGATCTCACAGCTCTAG